The genomic DNA CCCGCCCGTCGTGTACTCGCTGCTCAGCCGCTGCTGGGCTTACGAACCCCCCGGGCGGCCCAGCTTCAGCCGGCTCGCCTGCTCCCTCaggtgcgcacacacacacacacacacacacacacagctgtacataTTATCTTATAGAGACGTCATTATAACTGaagtgtgtgtcacagtgagaTACACAGGATGGAGGTGGAGCAGGAGACGGatgggaagagagaaagagcacGCTCCATCCCACCGGGGTTTGAACCCAACCAAACAGAGCCTCCTCCAAaggtaccacacacacacacacacacacacaccattttaCATCGGAGGAAAAGTGCATAAAAGTGAAACTATGAATATTAAAACCGATAGAAAAGTGAAAAGTGGCCGCCCTGAGAGTTGAAATGAataacactctctctctttctcaccagCCATCCAGAATACAAGGAAACACACTCCCTCGGGCCACGCACACACAGGTATCCACCTTCACACACACGATAAAGGTTGTGTGGTTTATAAAGTCACTACATTTAGGTCAAGCTGAGCTGTTTGCTGAGATGATCCACAAACACTGAcagcaaatcaaataaaaaaggattGCTTTAAAAACCCGAGGCACACACATTGCAGTCTGTGTCAATATTTCAGGCAATGACTGAAACTCTAAAATTACTCAAAGCATGACTTTGAGTTTGTGGTTGAGTCATCTGGTTGTGTCAgctgctgtttaaatgttttaggtcagcgtaaaaaaaaaagacttcatgaCGAGGCAACAACGTGGAAGTGAAATTACTCGAGTGCAGAATCAAACTAATatgcaaaatataaatatatctatataagCTGCAAAACATCCAtaaagagaatgtgtgtgtgtgtgtgtgtgtgtggggggggggaaaacaGCAGGATAACAGGCtggtgtgggagagagagagagaaatcgtGCAGGACACTTTACAGAGACAAAGACGAGAGATGCTGATGGACAACCAGTGgctggaagaagaggagaggcaactggtgagaacacacacacacacacacacacacacacacgtgccgacaaacacacacagataaaagtGTGAGGAAACGacagcagaaacaaagacatcCAAACTAGGAAACTAAAAGACAAGATTCTCCAAGAACATGACGTGTTCCTTACAGGTGATGtcacttaataataataataaaaataaataattaaacgtCTCTTAGTGCTTAAGATATCTCACATATATCATATAAACtcaataatatatatatcaagaatcgttcttttgttttcctgcaggatCCTGCCGTGCGAGTGGATTCACACGTCAAGGtgacttttacctttttttactgtttttgtgAACATTCGGAGGTGAATTAAAGCTGCGTGTTGCACTTtttggccactagggggcagcgaCACACCTGTTAATGCCCTGTGGGTCGTATCTGAGAAGTTTGGATAAAGTTAAAGCCACTAGAAATGTAAAAGAGGCCTCCATAAGCGACCACCACAGGAGACCTGAGGCGATCAAAACTCACCCCTGGTCATCGTGTATGTGCTTCACACAGCATGATTACGGGTCAAGACGTGCTACATATGCAACGATCATTGAGAGTGTTTAGGAATCTGAATTAATTAAAGCAGCttgattaacatttaaaaactattttgcaAGAATTTCTCCAAACGTTTGTTTTGCCTCCATGAGACGCCCTCAGCAGGACATCCAGTGAGCAGGAAAtctgctcttaccttctctTTTAAAGTTTAAGTCTTGTGCTTCTCTTTCTTCGTTGTTTGCAGCCTCCAGAGAAAAGCCCAGAAAACGGTGAGTCTGCACTGAGAGGCCTCATTCAGCCGGACAAAGCGCCACTGCAGGAAacacaggaaataaaataagatttgCAAAAACTCACTTCACATTTATCAGAAAAACGCTGAATTAACTGAAAACATTGATAACAGCATtgaatagacacacacacagaagcagaaaTCACATGTTTcaagacaaaaatacatttaaaatgttaaaaatatggaaataaGAATAATATTCATGATGCATTGTTTCTTATATTGACTAAGGAATGTGTTTTAGTGCATTTGAAGTCTTCTGAGTTTCAtacaaaatgtgcagaaaatgtgtaagtgaacaaaaacaatctttttctgtctccatcaGGTCCTCCAGAGAAACCTCCAGGGCCTCCTCCAGTaacacaggtaaacataaacacacctgtactGACAATAAACTCAGATCTGTCACTTTTTaccaagagaaaaaaataataaaatatatatttttttttttcttcacagcaGACATATTCAAAGcttaaatgtagaaaacaacatgttttgtttgtttgttgtgtttgtgcagcagcGGCCCACAGCTGAGCTGGACCGCTCAGGTGATCACGTGTACACCGGCGTCATGGCGATGGTCAAACAGGTGGTGCAGCTGAAGAATGACGTCAACACGCTGCCCGCCTCAGAGTATCTGAACGCCGTCAAAGTACGTCTGCTCAAATATTACTGAAGGGAACAAACGATAAACCTGCTAAATTTGAATGCAACCTGCTCATAGAATGAAGTTTTTCTGCAGGAGGTCATGATGGACTTCAGGAAACTTTGATTTCTGCTCTAACATCAGATCTTTATTTCTGAGAGAACAGatctaaattgtgttttcagacATTACTAATCTATTTAACCGTGATTTTTTTACACCGGAATCCACGTCCCTTTGTCTTTACGTCTTAAATTGTATGTTTAAGTTGGAGCCAGGAAATGTAGACGCTGCTTCCGGCTGAAGCAGGAGAAACACTGATTTGTCATCTCACCCTTCAGAATGATCGCCACTGTGCAGATGTCGTTGAATTCATCTGAAATCCATCGTCATCGAGCGTCTGAATTTAAATCAATCCGCATTTCAGATCACCTCCGAATTTGACTGAATCTTATTGGCAAGAATCCTGTTTTGTGCAATCTTCAGACTTTATTAAATCAATCATGACAAGCTCGACAAAAGTTAAACTGGACTGGAGGTCTGAACGAGGCCTGAGAAGATCAGGAgcctcagactgtgtgtgtgtcagaactAGCactgaccagcagagggcagtgttgTGTGGACAAAACCCTGAAACTGTCCAAACGAGCTCGGTTTCTGATTTTTCTCAGTTTATTGCAGCATTTGCAGAATCTGCTGTTAATTAATCAGTTTCTTCTTTTGGCAGGAGGTTTGTtttgaacttttaaaatgtgtttttcatgttctATTGTTTCAAGCTGCCTGTTTCTCTGCATGGAAATAATCGCTGCACAGCTGCTCTTGTTGGAAAGGGACTGAGATGATGTAAAATATCCCTCCTAGCATTTCCTGAACAGTCTCATGATTGACTCTTATATTTATTGTAATATTACTTTCACCTCCACCTCTCAATGCTTACCCTTTaacctcctctcatcctccttcctCCATCTCCTTCCCTCGCTCCCTCGTCCTCCGTCAGGCGTTGGGCATCACTCTGAAGAGCCTGATTCAAAGTGTGGATGAGATCCTGCCGTCTCTGCACAGCTCCGTCACCACCGAGGTAggcctctctgctcctcttgtatttatatcataaaaaatgtttttatgcgTTGATATTAACTGCAGGACGTCGTCTGTGTCTCAGATCGAGGGCACTAAGAAACTCCTGAACAAAGATCTGGGCGAGCTGATCAGTAAGATGCGTCTGGCGCAGCAGAACTCCATCACGTCTCTGAAGGAGGAGTGTCAGCGGCAGATGCTGGCGGCCGCTCACACGCTCGCCCTCGACTCCAAAAACCTGCTGGACGCCGTGGACCAGGCTCGAGTCCGGGCCAACCTCGCCAAGCCCAGACCTGAGGAACAAGGAGGAGAGGATTCTGGGtgacaaaaagaggagacaCTGAGAACAATGACATGAAATGAACTGAAGTTATTTTTTGCTCCGTTTCTGGATAATGtgccacattttgtttttcctgctgcaaaaacagaagtctcagtatatttgtattttcttctcaGACTAAAAAAATCTTGTTGAagtgaagaaactgaagaacTCAAACTACAACcgtgaataaaaaacaataaactttttctctttttgactcattgttgttgttacatATTGTGATATTCTGCAAAGCGTCTCCATGCATTTTGACTTTACCTTCCATACCATCCTGTTGGCTTTCTGCTctgtgggagagagggagaaacctTTATTATTAGTGCAAACTAGTCAACACTAAATGCACAGGGGCGTCTTATTtggagctgcttttgtttgATAAAAGGTGCAGAAACATCAGGCCAGAAAAAGAGACTGGGCCTTCAACTTGGATAGAAGTTTTATGGTGAACTTAAAGCACAGACTCTCTTTTATGTGCAGCCCCTTCACTCTTACATCTCTCCTTTAGagcatcctgtttgtgcatgtgtgtgcatatttcagACTCAGTGTGTAgtatgtctcaataacagagtgtaccGTAaagtgggattaataaaggatgtCTTCTTTAAAACTGGTGAATTTGTTAAACACGTCCTATAAATAACAGCTCCTACAAAGATTTCCCTTAACTTTGTTAGTTTCCTGTAACTCTCAGCCTGAAGAGGATTCACCGCAAACCACAAAATACCCAAGTCAAATTTATGATCTACCCTGCATGTGCAACCCATTGAAACTggcattttctgtcttttagacATCAAAATCAGTTCTACCAGGAGGAGGAGTCCAGACGCTGCGGTGCAAATCCAGTAAGTCTGATAGGCTATATCCATattaaagttttattatttgcaGCTGCCTTTAGGCTTGCAGGATCTGAAGAAGGGCGTGTCTTGTTGAGAAGTGTTTTTCCTGTTGTGTAACATTCCCATATCAACCATTGTGTTGAAAACAGAGCGGCAGAATCATCAGGAGAGCGTCTGACTTGTTGCTGCACACTCCTGACAGATAAGttcactctctgctctctttctttacaCGCTGTGGactcttcttgtgttttgtaaGGACTGCATGAGGATTGATTTTATTACCCTATAAGGACTGTGAGTATTTCTGAATGTGGGGAGTAAGAATGCGCAAAACTGGACAGCAATAATTTGTCCAATCAGGGGCCCAGTACTCCGATCATCCCGACGTTACATGAACGCTGGAGAAGTGTATAAATTTGAGTTTAAAGACTCCGTGCGTTCACTCTTCAGGTTGCAGTGACGGTGGAGCTGGAGGGGAAACACACCCGAGGCATGATGGTGCTGGACCAGTTGGGCCtgctgaagaagaaacacaaggCCATCATCATGAAGACAGCCGACAAGGAGAAGTTCAAGAAACTGTTGATGAATGcactcaaataaaaatctttgaaaCATGCAGGACGTAACAGATTAAAGactgaacatgaactctacaGGACCGTTTAAAATCTGGTTTTGTGTATTTCTTGAGTCTTTGGTTACACATTTATTATCTGAGGGGGATTGGTGATGCTctgtggaaaataaaacaatatttctcattagcattttattttattatctcgatcaaatttttctgtttttgatctCATGAAACAtcttggggcagctgtggctcagtggtgtgTGCCCCCCTAAACTGTGATTGCCCTGAGAGAGGCGGGACTTACGGTAATTGATTTCTTGTAAAGGCGGCTTAAATTTTTCTTTAAGTATCaatgttgcatgtttttttttgtactctaAACCGCAAATATAAAAAACTACACATGTATTTCATAAGACATGTGCATAGGAAAGTAATGCATATTGTTTTAGGTGAACTAACTGGCCATGTGCAGGGACTAAAACAGAACCAATTCACGTATTTTTGCAAGTTAAGAATTtgcatgcacatttttaaatacgTTAAATTGTGACGTTGAACATAAATCTTCTTTAAGTGTCATAAAAAACTCAAGCTGATGTTGCTGTTATCTCGCGTTATGAACcttctgcattatgtttcctgttctccagtttgttcttctccactctttagttcagattgtgattctgttcaactccacgtagcattgatttaaagacaaatattctcattatagcgtcgtgtagaggactctgttgtTTCGTCCACTTACCCGTCATCTCCTGTCTCAGGAGTTTGTTTTCTGGCATATTAAAGAGTGTGCAACTCGGAGAATTTAAAAGCAGCGATGTGTTTTGCGTTTCCACATTTGCAGCACTTTGCAACTGCACAGTATTGTTAAGCAACAGCGCCACTGTGAGGCGTCAACATGTCACTACAAGGAAAATCCTGCACGCtctaaaaacatttccaacacTCTCCAGGGCTTCAAAGTGAGGCGGCTTAAGTTAATAAAACCTTTTATTGAAAGTGCTCTGGAATGTAcactttaagaaaaaagaaaaggagaaataaagTTTGCATCACACGTTCTtccactttccttttttctccccaataaGCAGGAtgacatctttgttttgtttttttaaagaaacaatcgTTGTTGTTTACGTCACAAAACTGCCGAGACACTATTTACAAATCATACAAAAAGAACAACGATAAAAGCCGTGAATCATCCATCCTGCTGTTTCTAGTCCGAGCACATCATTCGCTCCCGAGCTCAACAAAAGAgccaaacagaaaatcaaagagTCAAATAGTCCGAGTCGTCTTCACCAGCTGGAGAAAGAGTGTCCGAGCTCAGAGACCAACTGGTTCTACTGGACTCTGAACTTGTAGAACCAGCAGAGACCTTTGGTGAAGTTCCAgcccagagagagggagaggacgtAGAGGAGGGCGAGCAGAGCGAACGGGTACAGCAGCACCACCGTGTTGTTCAGGAACGGCAGAGCTgaaggaaagacagaaaaaaaacaagaactcagacagagagcagggagCGCGATCTGAACAATCTGAAGGTTTCTGAGCGTGACTCACCGTTGTACCCTAAGAACGTGATGTAAAGATAATAACTGATGGAGATCAACCAGAAAGTGTTCCCGATGAAATATCCTGGAAACCAATCGTAGTTTATCACCACGATGtctgaaacacaacagagaaacagtttgacTCCAAACAAGATCCATCAATAtgtttagagacaggacagagagagagagagagggagagagggagagagagagggagggagagagagagagagggagagagagagagagagggagagagagagagagagagagagggagagggagagagagagagagagagagggagagagagagagagggagagggagggagagagagagagagagagagagagggagagggagagagggagaggagagaaagagagacagaaggagagagagagaggagagaaagagagggagagacagaaggagagagagagagggagggagggagagagggagagagagagaggcagagagggagggagtgagagagggagagagagggagagagagatggagaaagagagggagacagagagacagagagagggagagagagagagagagggagatacagaaggagagagagagagagagagggatgagagagacagagggagggagagagagagcgagagacagagagagagagagagagagagagagggagatacagaaggagagagagagagagagagggatgagagagacagagggagggagagagagagcgagagacagagagagagagagagagagagagggagggagagagagacagtgacatgcaagaaaggagccacaggtcggattcagaCCCGGGTCTCCCTCTTGGAGGACtccagcctccgtacatggggtatATCCAAACCACTTGGCTGTCGTCGGGTCACAGTTTACTCACGGTTGATGAAGAAGAGCTGCAGGAAATGCAGGATGACTAGGAGAGGGTAGAAAGCGTTGAGGTGAACATCGAACGAGTAGCCCCACTCCACGTCAAAGTTCCTGCTCGGATGTTTCAGCAGGTATTTGTTGGTGATgatcctgaaacacaacaaacacaaaaacagtcaaGAGAACGTGACGGCGTTCTGTTTCATCTTCATGTGAGTGAAAGACAGTGACGTCACCATACCAGATGTTTAAACTTTCTACTCACCACATAAGAGTTGATATGAGAAGACCTACACCTATACAGTCAACAAAGACGacccacagcagcagcttcagggtCTCCAGAACCCCCATGTCCAAAACCAGACCGAAGCCTATCGTCGACACTGCAGAGGAATACAGAAAGTGAGAAGTTACGGTAGAACAAATCCATATAAATCTAAAGATACAGATGTGACTGGAGTGTGTCAGACGTACCACAGAGCCAGATGCTGAGCAGGACCAAGAAAGCCGGGTCGTCTCTGGCCCACTGATCCTTGGTCTGTTTCCTGTAGTGAAAGTTTCTGTAGACTCTCTGCGGGGACGTGAAAAGGTAAAGCATCTGCCACATGGCGAATTCAAAATCCATCTGTTTGAAGTGGAGCATCCGCCGCAAGTACTTGTAGCGCTTTGCACCTGCCGTGTGACGTGCAGCGTCCCTGGAACCGAGGGCGCCGTTTGTGTGCGGCGAGGTGGTCGGCAACATGGTGCTGAAgatcagaaacaaacagcacGTTTAAAAGAGGACAGGAGGGCgaaggatgaaggagaggaggagggcggGTTGAATCACTGAAGGTACATCAgctctgatccaaccttcacaacagatTATTGAAACTCTCTATTGGCAGgtctatcaaacctctgcagatgatacaaactgcagcagcacgactcgtcttcaaccttcctaaaagagctgatgatgtcactccgctgttcatctggctcccagttactgctcgcatcaaatttaaaactctgctgctcgcttacaaaactgtatactgttagtacctactattcagtaagcagatatttgttcctacttcttctgattcattcagtaaggaagtgacgtcatttacgtttcccgaaccggccgcattcacccgtttttttttgtttagctttattcaagaagagtaatgctcatatacagtcaggtaaacaaaaaacaatatcacaatgtaaatcaagtaaaagattaaataactaaataacatacagtatataaagaacaaagtaaagacagtaatatacagaatataaaataaaccaataaagactcatttaaatagtgacatcattatttaaatagagggggaaaggttttataataatgcagatatttgttagattttctgttgttaattaaaagtagtgatttcagacgggactttaactctagattaaaaattgattcaattaaatccacgctcgtttgttttgatttggacgtgaagtgacgatttacgtttaatttcgcactgcattgtgggtggtaaaatataatgaatttcctgaaagcacgcatccgatccatactgcatgaaaccaggaagttagcatccatactgaaatgttcagtatactgaggtggacccaaaataTGCATACTGAAAAGtccgtactgcctactgaactgtggctattcggaaacgtcctctgactagactcttctcctctgtcgccccccggtggtggaagaacttccaaactccatgtgatctgcagagtccctctgcacctttaagaaaaagctaaagacccagctctttcatgaatacctactaacttaatgatgatggtctccatattattgatgatgatgatgatggtaatgacgatggtttctgtttgataacgacaacttataagatggtttctatactgattagagctctcaagaactgccctcaatgttgtgctttgcctctgggtcacttcctgtcagcacctgtgtgtccaatcagactcaaagctgatcgtttgctcttactcacattgttcccttttttctagatccttgcttgtgttgttcttactctctgatgtacgtgaATTTTAGATTTGTAGGGTCGTAAGCCTCTAACTagactcctctcctctgtcaccccccggtggtggaacgaactaccaaccccgatctgcagagtccctctgcacctttaagaaaaaactaaagacccagctctttatgaacacgtACGACcttaataatgatgatgaaaatgagcAGATTTAGGatgtttttgatgctgattagagctctgaagaacagctgttgatgttgtgctctgcctctggtcacttcctgtcagcacctgtgtgtccaatcagacttaaagctgcacTCCCTGATGTTGTCAAGTGTAATAATTGaccattttaatgtttaatctattaatataatattattattattataattattatattattcaaatgttttcagataaaaaacacatttaaacttcaTCATTTCTGCACAATATCAATTTAACACCCAACAAACAGTCGTGTTTAATTTCCTTTAAAGTCGACGCTGTTAGCTCGATGCTAACTAACAGAAAGATAATCAGGccaaaacagttttatttaaacacGCAGGGCGGTTTAAAAAACATCCCTGTGTGTTAAATATTCTCTAAAGTGAATAAATGACTCTTTATGGATCATATTTACCTGCTTTGCGTCACTCCTGGACAGGAGAAAGCACCGACTCTTGTTTGTATCTGTAGCTGTTCGTAGATGCTTCCTGAACTGTCGCGAAAGTGAACACGTAGTTACTTCCGGTAAGAGTGGGAGCATCATGGGTAATGTAGTCTAAGGtattttttttgatgaatgtCAGTCTCACAGACAGTAAAAAGAATGAACGGGAGGTTTTTTTTGCCTATCACATTTAGGCTATTTAATATAGGTTGTCAAACATTTCAGTACCTTGATACTGTTCGATactgcagcttttaaaatgttacagtttacgttattttaatgattaatagttttctatctttttcttgttataacaagaaaccaggCAAAAACAAATGCccacatgaatgcaatacgCTTCCATAGTattgtgtgcaataacctcaggtgcaataagagataataagtgcaaaaagaaaacttttttatatttatattttcatttcattctacAGCGttccccttgttattttttttgtattatatctttgctttaatagagtgtataacttctgtacagtttattttaaatcactcagctgttactacaacttatttatttttactttttttcttacaatgctagtctattttatatataattttaacttccttttgtagaagctgactcagggagaaacgcacaagaattccaatgtacctgtactgtcctgtattctattctattctattacaCACATTGGTGACCGCTTTACAGACAGACTGCACAGCTgaagtaactttaaaaaaaggagaagagtgttgttatttttttttatttgacatattacacatttatattCACACTCCATACCAGTTGGTGGCGCTAATGCGCAACATTCGTTGTTTGTCAACCGCCAATAAAAAatgagtagaagaagaagcgaGCCAGTTCCGCTAACTACTCATTAGCTGTCTGACTGGTGTGTCTTTAACCACCGCTGTTCTGGTCAAGAAGGCCAAATAGCGAAAAGGTAAGAACCAGAAACGTTTTATGCATTCACTCACCTTTATATTGATACGTTATTATAAAGTTAGACTGTCTGAAAAGGAAGTGTTTGACCTTTTTTACCCGCTTACAGCACAGCGCTGCCCGTGTCCTTGAGTCGCTCTGAGTTAGCTCTGTCAGCTAGCTCTGTTAGCCTGAAGGTGTTTACTTCTCcacactgttttaaaaactgtctcTGATCAATCTAACACTTCataaaagtcagatttttttatgtttacagtctctttacagtttaatgtttgtggacattttaataaaaacacatattgtTGATAGTGACAGCTAATAATCCAGTAAACACCAATGTTatgattcattaaaaacattaaaatgtgtctAAACTTAAAGAACAGACCTTGATGAATGTTTATTAATTAGAGTTAATTAGTGACTGTTAACATTAAACTCAAATTAATAAATCAAGATTCTCCTTTCACACAAATCTAAtgcaattaattaattaattattattaattaattcaaatccttgctcaagggcaccaaTTACCACATTTGGTCCTcggtgggacttgaaccagcgaccctccagttcccaatcCAAGACTCTACAGACTGATCTTCTGCCAACCTAAACAACAGAGttaaaaattaaagttttttttatcacagaaaGCGGCataatttatattatttacatcATATTTTAAGTTCTTCTTCTGGTGTTTTGATCACGTCTTCTGTTGTTTAaaatctgcagctctgttttgCATTAATTACATAATTATGAACTTTGATGAAACAACGTAAATAAGTAGATTGCTATAAATACACCTAGttgttaaaatgggtactgtagtttaaattctaaacattacagagagctgtccccccccccccctcctctctagagtcgatgctcatgtggtgaacactgaagcttcagtgtttatccagctctgcatgggtctgtaaacctttctgtgttctaacctctctccatttttcaaaagcatctccaatattgatcctagtttgagcacgtttctgctcgtggagcttattagaaacatgcagaggctttttaggtcgggtacaatcacttctatctgaaccacttctcttgcccgcttccatcgctgcaacacctgttgacctgataactgatctcaaatctgacaaacagaggggcgtccaaaacggctgtgtgggggtgtcttaaaaccgtctaccttctctggtccaaacaaatccagagcattcaggagcagaatctaaagttagaaggaggacatactgactgctgcattgttgtctttattttaaactaagATCAAGAAGAAAATCAGAAGAAGGTTTGCTCATGTTTATCCCTGCTCTCTTCCTTTCTTCTCACAGCGTCATGTTGCGTCTGCCGTCCGTCAGCCGGGCTCTGGCCGGAGCTGCCAAGAGCGGCATGGCTGGTAACActggtaagtgtgtgtgtgtgtgtgtgtgtgtgtgtgtgtgtgtgtgtgtgtgtacacatatttgtgtgtgtcaaggtcaaggtcaaggcaACCAACCACATTAAATCTCCCCACTTTTACTttagttgtttgtttgcattcaaggtatttaaatgtttacgTTTATGGCATCGAGCACACTTTATGTTAACAGAAATATCCTTCCTGTTCtccttttcctctgacatctcACCTATCAGAACAAATAATATCCAACTTTTATTATGGATCAAGTTTGATTCCAGTAAGTTTGACCTTCATGTCTCCGCAGTGCGTACTTCGGTGCGTGCAGCCAGCAACATGGTGGAAGTGTTTGTGGATGGGAAACCAGTGGAGGTGGAGCCTGGGACGACTGTGCTGCAGGTCACTTTTCTTTACTTGA from Labrus mixtus chromosome 24, fLabMix1.1, whole genome shotgun sequence includes the following:
- the unc50 gene encoding protein unc-50 homolog, which codes for MLPTTSPHTNGALGSRDAARHTAGAKRYKYLRRMLHFKQMDFEFAMWQMLYLFTSPQRVYRNFHYRKQTKDQWARDDPAFLVLLSIWLCVSTIGFGLVLDMGVLETLKLLLWVVFVDCIGVGLLISTLMWIITNKYLLKHPSRNFDVEWGYSFDVHLNAFYPLLVILHFLQLFFINHIVVINYDWFPGYFIGNTFWLISISYYLYITFLGYNALPFLNNTVVLLYPFALLALLYVLSLSLGWNFTKGLCWFYKFRVQ